The proteins below come from a single Ptychodera flava strain L36383 chromosome 6, AS_Pfla_20210202, whole genome shotgun sequence genomic window:
- the LOC139134458 gene encoding neuralized-like protein 4 — MLTYVYHVLSLGLTGTFIEGDKTLKGTVLGQNKGRPTDDNRDPAKKNHIFLSPSIRYAGHDQYALPSDYLDEERGMKYRAKTVFRVLIRPKTYEVGPASFKGGDDPNFSPQELEWSTDRRGNIVIYALLVNLEEQ; from the exons atgttaACTTACGTTTACCACGTACTTTCTCTCGGTCTCACCGGAACTTTTATTGAAGGCGATAAGACACTGAAAGGAACTGTTCTAGGCCAGAACAAGGGGCGTCCAACAGATGATAACAGGGACCCAGCCAAGAAAAACCACATATTTCTGTCTCCCAGTATAAGATACGCCGGTCATGATCAGTATGCTCTCCCAAGCGA TTACTTGGATGAAGAAAGAGGCATGAAGTACAGAGCAAAGACCGTGTTCCGTGTTTTAATCCGTCCCAAGACGTATGAAGTCGGCCCTGCGTCGTTTAAAGGCGGAGATGATCCAAATTTCAGTCCACAAGAGTTAGAGTGGTCAACGGATAGACGGGGCAACATCGTTATTTATGCCTTACTCGTGAATCTCGAAGAACAGTAA